ACACCGGCCTCTATGGTTCCTCGGCCGACGAGATGCTGGTGGAGTACTCGCTGGGCAAGGCCCTGGAGCGCCACGGCATCGAGGGCTCGATACTCGCGGCCGTCCTCCGCTATGTATTGAAGGGACGGGACCCGCCCCCGATCGTGACCTTCGAGGACGGGCTGGCACGGTTGCCGGTGGCCATAGCGAACCGATATGCCGACCGGATTCACTTCGACACCCCGGTCGAGGCGATCGAGTCCGCCGGCGACGGGTACGAGATCCACACGCCAGACGGCCGTACCGCCATCGACGCGGTCGCGCTCACCACACCGGCTCCGGTCGCAGCGGACATCCTCGAACCGCTGGACGAGACCCTCGCCGGAACCCTCCGCGAGTTCAACTACAACCCGATCGTGATGGCCCACCTGCACTCCACGGCCGAGTTGACCGGTCACGGCTGTCAGATCCTCCCCGAGGCGGGCTACACCACCCTCGGAATGACCTGGAACGCCAGCATGCTCGACCGTGACGGCGTCTACACCGCGTACCTGGGCGGGAGCGAGCGGAGAGCCTTGCTCGACCGCTCGGACGAGGAGATCGGGGCGATCGCGGCCCGGGAGTTCGAGGACCTGCACGGCGAACCGGCCGAGGTGCTGTCCGTGAACCGCTGGGAGCCCGGCATGCCCGCCTACGACCAGTCCTGGACCGCCCTCGACCGCCTCGATCCACCAGCCGGGATCGACTTTGTCACCAACTATACCGAGCGAGCGGGGATCATCGGCCGGATCGCCGACGCGAAACGGACGGCCGAGCGACTGGCCGAACGGTGACCCGCTCGATCCGCCGGGCGAGAGCCCACGATCAAGCACAGTTACTCGCCGTTCGCCGGGCCGCGATCAGCGGGCTAACCGAGAGCCCGGCCGAGCAGGCCTGGATCGAGGCGGACGAACCAGTTCGAGCGGCGCTGGCACGTCCGGACACGGCCGTCTTCGTCGTCGAGGAACACGGATCGATCGCGGGCTTTGGCTGGCTCGAAGCCGAGGCCACCCAGCGGTTCGAGCCACCCGTGGATGGCCAGCTGGGCGGTGTCTTTGTCCATCCCCACGCCGCCAGATCGGGGATCGGGACGCTCCTCGTCGAGGCCATCGAGACCCGGGCCAGCGAATTAGGCCTCGATTCGCTTGGACTCGAAACGCCGGCGGATATGGTCCCGTTCTTCGAAGCCCAGGGATACAGCCAAGCGGAGGTCGCAGAATCCGAAAGCAAATTCCAGCCGATGCAAAAGCGACTCTGATCAGGCCAGCAGTTCGGCCATCTCCTCGATGCGCCGTTCGTACTCCCCGATCGCCGTCTCGATAGGTTCGGGGTCGGCCATGTCGACCCCCGCCGTCTGGAGCACGTCGAGTGGGTACTCGCTGCCGCCCAGCCGGAGGGCATCGAGGTAGTCCGTGGCAGCGGTCGGATCCGATTCGATGCGGTCGACGATGGCGACGGCCGCACTCAGGCCCGTCGCGTACTGGTAGACATAAAAGTTGTAGTAGAAGTGAGGGATGCGCATCCACTCCGTCCGGATGTGCTCGTCGAGGTGGGCCGGCGCGTAGTATCGGGCCTTGCGCTCGCCGTACAGTTCGTCGAGTCGGTCGGGCGTCAGCGGCTCGCCCGCGGCCGAGCGCTCGTGGATCTCGGCCTCGAAGGCGGCAAAGAGGGTCTGTCGGTACAGGGTCGAGCGGAACCGCTCCAGGAACTGATCGAGGACGTGGGCGCGGAAGTGTTGGTCCTCCACGGTCTCCAGGAGGTGATGGGTCAACAGCGTCTCGTTGACAGTCGAGGCCACCTCGGCGACGAAGATCTCGTAGTCGGCATCGACGTAGGGCTGGGTCTCGCTGGCCAGTTCGGAGTGCATCGAGTGCCCGAGTTCGTGGGCCAGCGTGTACAGCGAGGTGACGTCGTCCTGCCAGTTCATGAGGATGTAGGGGTGGGTGTCGTAGGTCCCACCTGAGTACGCTCCCGAGCGCTTACCCCGGTTCTCGTGGACGTCGATCCACCGGGACTCGATGCCCGCTTCGACCCGGTCCTGGTAGGCCTCGCCCAGCGGGGACAGCGCCTCGATCACCATCTCGGTGGCCTCTTCGTAGGATATCTCCGGGCTCTCCCCGGGCGCGGCGGGCGCGTACACGTCGTACATTTCGAGTTCGTCGACCCCCAGCGCGGTGGCCTTCAGGTCCAGGTGGCGGTGCAGCGTCTCCAGGTTCCCCTCGACAGTCTCGACGAGGGCGTCATAAACCGACACGGGGACGTTCGAGCCGTCGAGGGCCGCCTCGCGGGCCGACTCGTAATCGCGGATGTCCGCGGTCTTGACGTGTTTTCTGACCTGATGGTTCAGCGACGTCCCCAGCGTGTTGCGAACCGTGGCGAGTTCCCCGTAGAA
This region of Halodesulfurarchaeum sp. HSR-GB genomic DNA includes:
- the pepF gene encoding oligoendopeptidase F, translating into MDSVPERAEIPTEYTWDLEAIYESTEEWEAAFEAVSERIDEIRAYEGRLGEDGETLLAALQTRDELARELEQVAAYARMRSDEDTRDQAAQGRATRARTLAAEFNSANSFIGPEIQQLPESRVTELLDSTPELEPYEHYLDDVLRLKPHTRSAEVEGVLSELGEVLSAPSEVFGKLTNADLTFPTVEGPDGDVEITQSNFTSLLQRPDRAFRERVHEAFYGELATVRNTLGTSLNHQVRKHVKTADIRDYESAREAALDGSNVPVSVYDALVETVEGNLETLHRHLDLKATALGVDELEMYDVYAPAAPGESPEISYEEATEMVIEALSPLGEAYQDRVEAGIESRWIDVHENRGKRSGAYSGGTYDTHPYILMNWQDDVTSLYTLAHELGHSMHSELASETQPYVDADYEIFVAEVASTVNETLLTHHLLETVEDQHFRAHVLDQFLERFRSTLYRQTLFAAFEAEIHERSAAGEPLTPDRLDELYGERKARYYAPAHLDEHIRTEWMRIPHFYYNFYVYQYATGLSAAVAIVDRIESDPTAATDYLDALRLGGSEYPLDVLQTAGVDMADPEPIETAIGEYERRIEEMAELLA
- a CDS encoding GNAT family N-acetyltransferase, whose amino-acid sequence is MTRSIRRARAHDQAQLLAVRRAAISGLTESPAEQAWIEADEPVRAALARPDTAVFVVEEHGSIAGFGWLEAEATQRFEPPVDGQLGGVFVHPHAARSGIGTLLVEAIETRASELGLDSLGLETPADMVPFFEAQGYSQAEVAESESKFQPMQKRL
- the hemG gene encoding protoporphyrinogen oxidase: MTVGVVGAGISGLALTHYLREQGVETVTFEATDRPGGMIQSRAVDGRVLELGPQRLRLAGPVKALVSELGLTDELREGHTDQPLYIYHDGAFREAPLSVRAAITTDLLSWRGKLRVLAEPLTKGPQPEESVEDFLTRKFGHEAAHRVFEPLYTGLYGSSADEMLVEYSLGKALERHGIEGSILAAVLRYVLKGRDPPPIVTFEDGLARLPVAIANRYADRIHFDTPVEAIESAGDGYEIHTPDGRTAIDAVALTTPAPVAADILEPLDETLAGTLREFNYNPIVMAHLHSTAELTGHGCQILPEAGYTTLGMTWNASMLDRDGVYTAYLGGSERRALLDRSDEEIGAIAAREFEDLHGEPAEVLSVNRWEPGMPAYDQSWTALDRLDPPAGIDFVTNYTERAGIIGRIADAKRTAERLAER